One part of the Flavobacterium johnsoniae UW101 genome encodes these proteins:
- a CDS encoding SDR family oxidoreductase produces MEKLTDYFGQNIKDKKIVITGGTTGIGKAIADVLVSLGGRVLIFGRDEKDFKNAVADIQKQFPGSEVYGTPADVTKKEDIQKILEIADNELGGIDILINNAALGAPGITNESYDDYKYIIDTNITGYLAFAQEAASRMKQQKSGHIINIGSMSAESKEAKSTIYVATKSAIRGFSTSLRKELNPLGIKVSLIEPGAVTSDMQPGTNAEQEEKIEKMEMLEAYDIAMSTLFCLSQPKRCDIVTMQIRPHLQLI; encoded by the coding sequence ATGGAAAAATTAACAGATTATTTTGGACAGAACATAAAAGATAAAAAAATAGTGATAACAGGAGGAACAACCGGAATAGGAAAAGCAATTGCCGATGTACTGGTATCACTTGGCGGCAGGGTGCTGATTTTTGGAAGAGATGAGAAGGATTTCAAAAATGCCGTTGCAGATATTCAAAAACAATTTCCCGGAAGCGAAGTTTACGGTACTCCAGCAGATGTCACTAAAAAAGAAGATATTCAGAAAATCTTAGAAATAGCAGACAATGAACTCGGCGGCATTGACATCCTCATCAACAATGCGGCATTGGGAGCTCCAGGAATAACTAACGAAAGCTATGATGATTATAAATATATTATAGATACCAATATTACCGGTTATCTCGCATTTGCTCAGGAAGCAGCATCAAGGATGAAGCAGCAAAAATCAGGACATATTATCAATATCGGATCGATGAGTGCAGAAAGTAAAGAAGCAAAAAGTACAATATATGTAGCAACTAAATCTGCTATAAGAGGATTCAGCACTTCGCTGCGAAAGGAATTAAATCCATTAGGAATTAAAGTTTCATTAATTGAACCGGGAGCGGTGACAAGCGACATGCAGCCCGGAACCAATGCAGAACAGGAAGAGAAGATAGAAAAAATGGAGATGCTTGAAGCATACGATATTGCAATGAGTACATTATTTTGTCTTTCCCAGCCCAAAAGATGTGATATTGTAACAATGCAGATCAGACCTCATCTTCAGCTTATTTAA
- a CDS encoding SpoIIAA family protein, whose translation MILKIETSDNAAAFKTVGEITAYDYKTVIIPSITALMKRINEINFLFLIDNKVENFNTSAWLEDTLIGLRNLGKWNRTAVVTECEKAISFTNSFRYIVSGEFRCYKKESFQEALNWVQGKELPVFNTQEVGNEPFIDPDDLGEENQSNGYSDSDDIDYNYKP comes from the coding sequence ATGATCCTAAAAATTGAAACATCAGACAACGCAGCGGCTTTTAAAACTGTCGGTGAGATTACGGCATATGATTACAAAACAGTAATAATTCCCTCTATAACAGCTTTAATGAAACGAATCAACGAGATCAATTTTTTATTTTTAATTGATAACAAAGTCGAAAATTTCAATACTTCTGCCTGGCTTGAGGATACTCTGATCGGACTTCGTAATCTTGGAAAATGGAATCGTACAGCTGTGGTAACAGAATGTGAAAAAGCAATTTCTTTTACCAATTCATTTCGGTACATTGTATCAGGCGAATTTCGATGTTATAAAAAAGAAAGTTTTCAGGAGGCTTTAAACTGGGTTCAGGGAAAAGAACTTCCGGTTTTTAATACACAGGAAGTAGGAAATGAACCCTTTATTGATCCTGATGATTTAGGTGAAGAAAATCAATCTAACGGCTATTCAGATTCTGATGATATTGATTATAATTACAAACCATAA
- a CDS encoding SRPBCC family protein: protein MHTSTISNRKVSSKSNINVSPFERILMTAAGSYLLYKGLTQEKKNISQITSGGAMLARGISGYCPIYSAVDHLKNDKGSNVNIRTNITINKPISEVYGFWRNLENLPKFMNHLESVKTINSTQSEWTAKGPAGIGSLSWKAEIIKDQKEKMLSWQSTHDAPVKNFGKVLFKAHGDTTEIDITISYRAPLGIAGQGAAKLLNPIFEKIVRDDIKGFKSYLETKQ, encoded by the coding sequence ATGCACACTTCAACTATATCCAATAGAAAAGTAAGCTCAAAAAGCAATATAAATGTTTCTCCATTTGAACGCATCCTTATGACAGCGGCAGGATCTTATCTGTTGTACAAAGGTTTGACCCAGGAAAAGAAAAACATTTCGCAGATTACATCTGGAGGCGCCATGCTTGCCAGAGGTATCAGCGGCTATTGCCCAATTTACAGCGCTGTAGATCATCTTAAAAATGACAAAGGCTCTAATGTTAATATTAGGACCAATATTACTATCAATAAACCTATTAGTGAGGTTTATGGCTTTTGGCGCAACTTAGAGAATCTTCCAAAATTCATGAACCATCTGGAATCAGTGAAAACAATCAACAGTACACAATCAGAATGGACCGCTAAAGGACCAGCAGGCATTGGATCACTGAGCTGGAAAGCGGAAATCATTAAAGACCAAAAGGAAAAGATGTTAAGCTGGCAGTCTACCCATGATGCGCCGGTTAAAAACTTTGGAAAAGTACTGTTCAAAGCTCATGGAGACACCACCGAAATAGACATCACCATATCTTATCGTGCCCCTCTGGGAATTGCCGGTCAAGGTGCAGCAAAACTGCTGAACCCTATTTTTGAGAAAATCGTACGCGATGATATTAAAGGATTTAAATCTTACCTTGAAACCAAACAATAA
- a CDS encoding magnesium transporter CorA family protein produces the protein MALSSCQIKGTEITWIDIYNPTQQDIESFSSKYSLNSYALLDSLDPDHLPKYEEHNDTHFFIIRLLHDEKQKLPTIQSLSSKIAVFFTDKFIITIHRCAQPLIKNIRESLVSTGRIKSASGIAIHIVGDALRSFEEPAMKLSADIDSYESTLFLKKNIPDDMIEDIYYLKNRAGLYKKLLLLSNEVVNSIKAEGEERPAQRDVRDLHTKLVLLYDQVQEDANNLLNIYLSLSARKTNDVMKILTVFSVFFMPLTFIVGIYGMNFKFMPELESPFGYPLTIISMFVISILIFFWFKRKKWL, from the coding sequence ATGGCACTAAGCAGCTGTCAGATAAAAGGTACTGAGATCACCTGGATTGATATATACAATCCTACACAGCAAGACATTGAATCATTCAGCAGTAAATACAGCCTGAATTCGTATGCCCTGCTCGACTCGCTCGATCCAGATCATCTTCCAAAATATGAAGAGCATAATGATACTCATTTTTTTATTATCAGGCTCCTGCACGACGAAAAACAGAAACTTCCCACCATACAAAGCCTGAGCAGCAAAATTGCCGTGTTTTTTACTGATAAGTTTATTATTACCATACACCGCTGTGCACAGCCTTTGATTAAGAATATCAGGGAAAGCCTGGTTAGTACAGGAAGAATAAAATCTGCTTCAGGAATTGCCATACATATTGTGGGTGATGCCCTTCGTTCATTTGAAGAACCTGCCATGAAACTATCTGCCGATATTGATTCTTATGAATCCACCCTGTTTTTAAAGAAAAATATACCCGATGATATGATCGAAGACATTTATTATCTGAAAAACCGTGCAGGGCTCTACAAAAAATTGCTCCTGCTGAGCAACGAAGTGGTAAACTCGATCAAAGCGGAGGGAGAAGAACGTCCTGCGCAGCGTGATGTACGTGACCTGCATACCAAGCTGGTCCTGCTCTATGATCAGGTACAGGAAGATGCCAACAACCTGCTCAATATTTATCTTTCCCTCTCTGCCCGTAAAACTAATGATGTTATGAAAATCCTGACGGTTTTCTCGGTCTTTTTTATGCCGCTTACTTTTATAGTGGGAATATATGGGATGAATTTCAAATTTATGCCTGAATTAGAATCGCCTTTTGGATACCCTCTCACCATTATATCAATGTTTGTTATATCTATTTTGATTTTTTTCTGGTTTAAAAGAAAGAAATGGCTTTGA
- a CDS encoding response regulator, whose translation MLYKNILLIDDDHDDAELFLEAVASLNKEISIRWIASPRAAMEELISSEYLPDLIFLDYNMPLINGGELLEKLKSNNRLSSIPVILISTPSEEFMKLKLEQNAIIKYFKKPNSYSELIAILDSIL comes from the coding sequence ATGTTATATAAAAATATTTTACTGATTGACGATGATCATGATGATGCTGAATTGTTTCTGGAAGCCGTTGCTTCTCTTAACAAAGAAATTTCAATACGATGGATAGCAAGCCCTCGGGCTGCAATGGAAGAATTAATTTCATCAGAATACCTTCCGGATCTTATTTTTTTGGATTATAATATGCCCCTAATTAATGGAGGGGAACTGCTGGAAAAGCTAAAAAGTAATAACAGGCTTTCCAGTATCCCTGTAATTTTAATATCAACCCCATCTGAGGAATTCATGAAACTGAAGCTTGAACAAAATGCAATCATAAAGTACTTTAAGAAGCCTAACAGTTATTCAGAACTTATTGCGATACTCGATTCAATTTTGTAA
- a CDS encoding response regulator, whose protein sequence is MAVDTCTTIFYVDDDEDDRMFFEEVTQQIGEKISLFEFGDQMLLQLENPPPYPSVIFVDLNMPIKDGFEVLQEIKKAENLKNIPVIILSTTNNSDTVNRCLDLGASLYVQKSISLKDLKKSLEYVISIDWQSHVVTKNNFFTSEKIYSLYKR, encoded by the coding sequence ATGGCAGTAGACACCTGTACAACAATATTTTATGTGGATGACGATGAGGATGACAGAATGTTTTTTGAAGAAGTAACCCAGCAGATCGGTGAAAAAATCAGTCTTTTTGAATTTGGTGACCAGATGCTGTTGCAGCTGGAAAACCCGCCGCCATATCCCTCTGTTATATTCGTCGATCTGAATATGCCCATTAAAGACGGATTTGAAGTTCTTCAGGAAATCAAAAAAGCGGAAAACCTTAAAAATATACCGGTTATTATTCTTTCCACAACCAACAATTCAGATACTGTCAACAGATGCCTGGATCTTGGCGCTTCGCTTTATGTACAGAAGTCAATTTCATTGAAAGATCTAAAAAAATCCCTTGAATATGTAATTTCAATAGACTGGCAGAGTCACGTTGTGACCAAAAACAACTTTTTTACAAGTGAGAAAATTTACAGTCTTTACAAAAGGTAA
- a CDS encoding PAS domain-containing sensor histidine kinase has translation MNTEDQLPEYSFLKKGGEAGSILLQKDWSITALGTPNNWTESLRTAAGIMFSSRVPMFLVWGKEKTLLYNDPFIIFLRENNKHPYALGKTLTDALPQDWLVVCDAVQGIIEKGILKSESNITATVMRNGLQQKVYLTAGYSVITNKNDTIEGVFVTCLENSAVIPDMIGSSSVRSQLNSLLMQSNAGIAQANIQGRVVEVNDRYCQMLGYSREEILLMNLGELTHPDDLQRNMLLLQDCIENGKDFLITKRYICRDGSVIWVNNSISVVMDQLGEKYITAIAIDITDQKEKEEKLLASEAHLQLLRDTVPAMIFYLDQEQRYVTYNTVFKEWFSIEGDQAVGKTVREFLGEAAYAKTLPHLKIAYGGKQEKYEMFAPSRMGIKRWLSIVYTPHKNPKGTVVGLIVHATDITQSKLAEFALRESESKLLSAVEVAQLGTWSLDIATGISTVSQRHADMFGLSGTVMPAEAIRTLIRPSDYKRVTEAFLGAQKQGSNGSYEAEYRIMHGKNGREKVIHAVGRTHFDENGNALFISGTTQDITIYRELQLALESEVEVRTNELAVVLKELQEANKELEQSNRALKHSNEELAQFAYVASHDLQEPLRKIQIFAAMLQDGNSGRDPKTIIGKITASAARMSQLISDLLAFSRLIQPEKNLQTVDLNRLMESIWTDFELTVTESGAELDFDNLPVLQAVALQMNQLFYNLVSNSLKFISPDRTPRIKISSVLLPYEQAALLSSSVLLSVNYFHISFIDNGIGFEKDHEQQIFEIFKRLHVQTVFPGSGIGLALCRRIVMNHQGFMYAESQIGQGSTFHIFLPDLPAGEIQY, from the coding sequence GTGAACACAGAAGACCAATTGCCTGAGTATTCATTTTTGAAAAAGGGAGGTGAAGCCGGATCCATTTTACTGCAAAAAGACTGGAGCATCACAGCTCTGGGCACTCCGAATAACTGGACGGAAAGCCTTAGAACCGCTGCTGGAATCATGTTTTCTTCACGTGTGCCCATGTTCTTAGTCTGGGGTAAAGAAAAAACTCTTTTGTACAATGACCCTTTTATTATATTCCTTAGAGAAAATAATAAACATCCTTATGCATTAGGAAAAACACTAACAGATGCCCTGCCCCAGGATTGGCTGGTGGTCTGCGATGCGGTGCAGGGAATTATTGAAAAGGGAATTTTAAAATCCGAATCCAACATTACTGCCACAGTAATGAGAAACGGATTGCAGCAGAAAGTATATCTTACTGCAGGTTACAGTGTCATAACAAATAAAAACGATACCATTGAAGGCGTTTTTGTGACCTGTCTGGAAAATTCTGCCGTTATCCCGGATATGATCGGTTCAAGTTCTGTCCGTTCGCAGCTTAACAGCCTGCTGATGCAGTCGAATGCAGGAATTGCACAGGCCAATATCCAGGGGCGCGTTGTGGAAGTGAATGACCGCTACTGCCAGATGCTAGGGTACAGCCGTGAAGAAATCCTGCTGATGAATTTAGGTGAGCTCACTCATCCGGATGATTTGCAGCGAAATATGCTGTTGTTGCAGGACTGCATTGAAAACGGAAAAGATTTTTTAATTACCAAACGTTATATATGCCGTGACGGATCCGTAATCTGGGTTAATAATAGCATTTCAGTTGTTATGGACCAGCTGGGTGAAAAGTACATAACGGCCATAGCTATCGATATTACTGATCAAAAAGAAAAGGAGGAAAAACTGCTGGCTAGTGAAGCTCATTTACAGCTTTTAAGAGATACAGTGCCGGCCATGATTTTTTATCTTGACCAAGAGCAGCGCTATGTCACTTACAACACTGTTTTCAAAGAGTGGTTTTCCATTGAAGGCGATCAGGCCGTTGGGAAAACTGTTCGGGAATTTTTGGGTGAAGCCGCTTATGCAAAAACGCTTCCTCATCTTAAAATAGCTTATGGCGGAAAACAGGAAAAATACGAAATGTTTGCGCCGTCAAGAATGGGAATTAAAAGATGGCTCAGTATCGTTTATACACCCCACAAAAACCCTAAAGGAACTGTTGTGGGACTTATCGTGCATGCTACCGATATTACGCAGAGTAAACTGGCAGAATTCGCCCTTCGTGAAAGCGAATCAAAGCTATTGTCTGCCGTAGAGGTGGCCCAGCTGGGTACTTGGTCGCTGGATATTGCTACGGGTATCAGCACCGTCTCGCAGCGCCATGCCGATATGTTTGGACTGAGCGGTACTGTGATGCCGGCCGAGGCTATCAGGACTTTGATCAGACCTTCGGATTATAAACGTGTAACGGAAGCCTTTTTAGGAGCCCAGAAGCAAGGTTCTAACGGCAGTTACGAGGCAGAGTATAGAATTATGCATGGGAAGAACGGCAGGGAAAAGGTTATTCATGCCGTTGGACGGACCCATTTTGATGAAAATGGAAATGCTTTGTTTATAAGCGGTACTACTCAGGATATTACCATTTACAGGGAATTGCAGCTGGCGTTGGAAAGCGAAGTAGAAGTGCGAACCAATGAACTTGCTGTTGTTTTAAAAGAACTTCAGGAAGCCAACAAAGAGCTTGAACAATCTAATAGAGCTCTAAAACACTCCAATGAAGAGCTGGCACAGTTCGCCTATGTTGCCAGTCATGACCTTCAGGAACCCCTGCGCAAAATTCAAATATTCGCTGCCATGCTGCAGGATGGGAATTCAGGAAGGGATCCAAAGACGATTATTGGCAAAATAACTGCTTCAGCGGCGCGTATGAGCCAGCTGATCTCTGATCTGCTTGCCTTTTCAAGACTGATCCAGCCTGAAAAAAATCTCCAGACAGTGGATCTTAACCGGCTGATGGAAAGCATATGGACTGATTTTGAACTGACAGTTACCGAAAGTGGAGCCGAATTAGATTTCGATAACCTGCCTGTGCTGCAGGCTGTGGCATTACAGATGAACCAGCTGTTTTATAATCTGGTAAGCAATTCGCTTAAATTCATTAGTCCGGACAGGACTCCGAGAATAAAAATAAGTTCAGTGTTGCTGCCTTATGAGCAGGCCGCCTTACTGAGCAGTTCGGTACTGCTTTCTGTAAACTACTTCCATATATCTTTTATTGATAACGGTATTGGTTTTGAAAAAGACCACGAACAGCAGATTTTTGAAATTTTCAAGCGCCTTCATGTTCAGACGGTTTTTCCGGGCAGCGGCATCGGTCTGGCATTGTGCAGGAGGATTGTTATGAACCATCAGGGTTTTATGTACGCTGAATCTCAAATTGGACAGGGAAGCACTTTTCATATTTTCCTTCCTGACCTACCTGCCGGAGAAATCCAGTACTAG
- a CDS encoding Crp/Fnr family transcriptional regulator, translating into MNHTDIQSSEKQILFNFFNQVHSISNQNFEPIAKICKKKTYKKNEIILDLGQIETKTSLVLKGVVHQYVIVDGNLCTIDFSLAGMSYNCFTSYVENSPSNQIQEALTDVEIIYIEKSDAERLLLENHDFCYIYTKLYEQVHLEREKRSLVLQYKNAYKKFELFLLSIAKSEDFLKEVPQKLIANYLSLTPETYSRVKKKYLKKT; encoded by the coding sequence ATGAATCACACCGACATTCAATCATCAGAAAAGCAAATTTTGTTTAATTTTTTTAATCAGGTTCACTCGATATCAAACCAAAATTTTGAACCTATTGCAAAAATCTGTAAAAAGAAGACCTACAAAAAAAATGAAATAATTTTAGATCTAGGACAAATTGAAACTAAAACCAGTTTAGTATTAAAAGGGGTTGTCCATCAGTATGTAATTGTGGATGGCAATTTATGCACAATCGATTTTTCTCTTGCCGGCATGAGCTATAACTGTTTTACAAGCTATGTAGAAAACAGTCCTTCAAACCAAATACAAGAAGCTCTAACTGATGTAGAAATCATATATATAGAAAAATCTGATGCTGAGAGATTACTGCTGGAAAACCACGATTTCTGTTACATCTACACTAAATTATATGAACAGGTTCATTTGGAACGAGAAAAAAGATCTTTGGTATTACAATATAAAAATGCTTATAAAAAATTTGAATTATTTTTACTTTCAATCGCAAAATCAGAGGATTTTTTAAAAGAAGTTCCTCAAAAACTAATTGCCAACTATCTGAGTTTAACTCCTGAAACATATAGCAGAGTTAAAAAAAAGTACCTAAAAAAGACTTAG
- a CDS encoding alpha/beta hydrolase, with amino-acid sequence MRYISLLLILLISCSRAEDFKIIGTTEEFVLKSTIHKEDYVIYVYLPQNYSPQSVNQLVIGLDGDLHFNTISELISNKVLRGSMPPSIFIGIGNSEKRNRDYTPTAYDKGSGGADNFYLFLKDELIPELEARYNIDKSNNKTLIGNSFGGLFTQYVMAKDRISNPFDKFVAIGTSYWYDSGIIFEYEKKYADTHTDLPVKFFNGMGTLEGGVSLGSFEQMNNTLDSRSFSNFKHKSEYIKKSGHSGAVNEGFKKGLDYVFSN; translated from the coding sequence ATGAGATACATTTCATTATTGTTGATTTTATTAATCAGCTGCAGTAGAGCTGAGGATTTTAAGATCATTGGGACAACTGAAGAGTTTGTCTTAAAATCAACTATACATAAAGAAGACTACGTTATTTATGTATATCTGCCGCAAAATTATAGTCCGCAATCAGTTAATCAGTTAGTAATTGGTCTGGATGGTGATTTGCACTTTAATACTATTTCTGAGTTAATTTCAAACAAAGTCCTAAGGGGCAGTATGCCACCATCGATATTTATTGGCATCGGCAACAGTGAAAAACGAAATAGAGACTACACACCCACTGCATATGACAAAGGTTCAGGCGGGGCTGACAATTTTTATCTGTTTTTAAAAGATGAATTAATTCCTGAATTAGAGGCAAGATATAATATAGACAAGTCCAACAATAAAACATTGATTGGCAACTCATTTGGAGGGTTATTTACTCAGTACGTTATGGCTAAGGACAGAATATCAAACCCTTTTGACAAATTTGTGGCTATTGGAACATCCTATTGGTATGACTCAGGCATTATTTTCGAATACGAAAAAAAATATGCAGATACACATACTGATCTGCCGGTAAAATTTTTCAATGGCATGGGAACTCTGGAAGGAGGTGTTTCACTGGGATCGTTTGAGCAAATGAATAATACATTAGACAGCAGGTCTTTTTCAAACTTTAAGCACAAATCAGAATATATTAAAAAAAGCGGCCATTCAGGTGCTGTTAATGAAGGATTTAAAAAGGGATTAGATTATGTGTTCAGCAATTAG
- a CDS encoding AhpC/TSA family protein, translating to MFKPALLLFLVSISLSAQKLGNRTAFELRGAGKGLSIDKIYLVYEVGDKRIYDSVKIDNSKFILKGNIDYPIRATLCNNREFSMSKSNSIELFLEPAIMEIKLDFYDFSTAEMKGSKTQDEYSQLQKVKNVVFSKRDSISLLIRSYFDRITAASDPQIKLELEHQLEILEKLSDENKIAEMEIDFNFIRQNPSSFTAPSLLYYRLAKKEGLLHSETIISLADGLSKEVKESPLGVRLFKRISDFKNSKVGSIAPDFILKDYNGQIVSLGSFREKKYVLIDFWASWCGPCRQDLPFLKDAYEKYKDMGFEIISISRDNNLNSWRKAIVDEKIGFWKHISVAENQTKMEDNYLVTAIPVKILINKRGEIIRRWKGGGDENKMQLKKILEETFDRD from the coding sequence ATGTTCAAACCGGCTCTTCTTCTTTTTTTAGTTTCCATTTCTCTATCTGCCCAGAAATTAGGCAATAGAACCGCATTCGAACTAAGGGGTGCAGGTAAAGGATTAAGTATTGATAAGATCTACCTGGTTTACGAAGTTGGCGACAAAAGAATTTATGACTCAGTTAAAATAGATAATAGCAAATTTATTTTGAAAGGAAATATCGATTATCCCATTAGAGCCACTTTATGCAATAATCGAGAGTTTAGTATGAGCAAAAGTAATTCTATAGAATTGTTCCTTGAACCAGCGATAATGGAAATTAAGTTAGATTTTTATGATTTTTCAACAGCAGAGATGAAGGGCAGTAAAACACAAGACGAATATTCCCAGCTTCAAAAAGTAAAAAATGTCGTATTTAGTAAAAGAGATTCTATCTCATTGCTTATAAGATCGTATTTTGACAGGATCACTGCCGCCTCAGACCCGCAGATTAAATTGGAACTGGAACATCAATTGGAAATTTTGGAAAAGCTGTCAGATGAAAATAAAATCGCAGAAATGGAGATAGATTTTAATTTTATCAGACAGAATCCATCTTCGTTTACAGCGCCCTCTTTACTTTATTACAGATTGGCTAAGAAAGAAGGGCTTTTACATTCTGAAACTATTATATCTCTTGCTGATGGGTTGTCAAAAGAAGTAAAAGAATCTCCGTTGGGAGTAAGGCTTTTTAAAAGGATTTCTGATTTTAAGAACAGTAAAGTGGGAAGCATTGCTCCTGATTTCATATTAAAGGATTACAATGGACAGATAGTGTCTTTGGGTTCCTTTCGGGAAAAAAAATATGTTCTGATAGATTTCTGGGCAAGTTGGTGCGGGCCTTGCAGGCAAGACCTGCCTTTTCTTAAAGATGCCTATGAGAAATATAAAGATATGGGATTTGAAATTATCAGCATATCGAGAGACAATAATCTGAATTCATGGAGAAAAGCAATAGTCGATGAAAAAATAGGATTTTGGAAGCATATATCCGTTGCCGAAAATCAGACAAAAATGGAAGATAATTACCTTGTTACGGCAATTCCTGTCAAGATTCTGATTAACAAACGGGGCGAAATAATTCGACGATGGAAAGGTGGTGGAGATGAAAACAAAATGCAATTAAAAAAAATACTTGAAGAAACTTTTGACAGAGATTAG
- a CDS encoding SDR family NAD(P)-dependent oxidoreductase, whose protein sequence is MSDTTKPYALITGASKGIGKSIAHELAKQGYPLLLAARSDQELKALSDDLEVKYNIDIFYLSIDLSINGASQKITNWIKSNNYPVAVLVNNAGYGVWGDFSASSLNDQLGMMQLNMNVVVELSHLLVPILSQQKQAYILNISSTAAYQAVPTLAVYSATKAFVLSFTRALRFELAQTSISVTCFSPGPVDTGFAARAGLSALNKMAEKFNMQPDEVAKMAVKAMFSKKSEVIPGFTNIISVYANRILPKAFIEKTAAGIYKI, encoded by the coding sequence ATGAGCGATACAACTAAACCGTATGCCTTGATAACCGGCGCCAGTAAAGGAATTGGAAAATCTATCGCTCATGAATTAGCTAAACAGGGTTATCCATTGCTGCTTGCCGCAAGAAGTGATCAGGAATTGAAAGCATTATCTGATGATCTTGAAGTTAAGTATAACATCGATATTTTTTATTTATCGATTGATCTTTCAATAAATGGCGCATCACAAAAAATAACCAATTGGATAAAAAGTAATAACTATCCGGTTGCAGTTCTAGTTAATAATGCCGGATATGGGGTGTGGGGTGATTTTAGTGCATCTTCCCTAAACGATCAGCTTGGCATGATGCAGCTCAACATGAACGTAGTGGTTGAACTTTCACATTTATTAGTACCCATACTTTCACAACAAAAACAAGCCTATATTTTAAATATATCGAGTACTGCTGCATATCAAGCTGTACCTACTCTGGCTGTTTATTCGGCTACTAAGGCTTTTGTTTTATCATTTACCCGTGCCTTACGTTTCGAGCTTGCCCAAACTTCAATTTCAGTAACCTGTTTTAGTCCGGGTCCGGTTGATACTGGTTTTGCTGCAAGAGCTGGTTTAAGTGCTTTAAACAAAATGGCTGAAAAGTTTAATATGCAGCCTGATGAAGTTGCAAAAATGGCAGTAAAAGCTATGTTCAGCAAAAAATCAGAAGTTATTCCGGGTTTTACTAATATCATTTCGGTTTATGCCAATCGTATACTGCCAAAGGCTTTTATAGAAAAAACCGCTGCTGGAATTTATAAAATTTAA
- a CDS encoding phytanoyl-CoA dioxygenase family protein produces the protein MVSSYKTFTLAEQLNNEQINFFNEHGFIHFKKFINPETVSSIIEASKQVEQQWIDNDLQKVNGVPIKYGKDLDGSPIVQRFAFINQHHQTLSGLLLDPRFNGLLPLAGDGARLGTEEKDGMVFNHYINGPESKFTKMGWHTDGLRDIFYGGKLNPMLNVGIHLSTLKPENGGLKIIPGTHKQSIYQMLFRKKYFLDHQPDPQEVSINPEAGDLTIHDGRLWHRVAQSSIRGEESRRRVIYIPIIAGKYAPKNENSPTVFYQRFAGIVK, from the coding sequence ATGGTATCTTCTTATAAAACCTTCACCCTTGCTGAGCAATTAAATAATGAGCAAATAAACTTTTTTAACGAACATGGCTTTATCCATTTCAAAAAATTTATAAATCCGGAAACTGTTTCATCCATCATTGAAGCCTCGAAACAAGTAGAGCAACAATGGATTGACAATGATCTTCAAAAAGTAAACGGTGTTCCTATTAAATACGGAAAGGATTTAGACGGCTCTCCTATTGTGCAGCGCTTTGCTTTTATCAACCAGCATCATCAGACCTTAAGCGGTCTTTTACTCGATCCAAGATTCAATGGTTTACTGCCATTGGCCGGCGATGGCGCAAGATTAGGTACTGAAGAAAAAGACGGAATGGTTTTCAATCACTATATCAACGGGCCGGAAAGTAAGTTTACAAAAATGGGCTGGCACACAGATGGCTTAAGAGATATTTTTTATGGTGGAAAATTAAACCCGATGCTAAATGTGGGTATTCACTTAAGTACTTTAAAACCTGAAAATGGCGGTCTTAAAATCATCCCGGGTACACATAAGCAAAGTATTTATCAAATGCTTTTCCGTAAAAAATACTTTTTAGATCATCAACCTGATCCACAAGAAGTTTCCATCAATCCCGAAGCTGGAGATTTAACTATTCACGATGGACGTTTGTGGCACAGAGTTGCACAATCATCTATCCGTGGCGAAGAAAGCAGAAGAAGAGTTATTTATATTCCGATTATCGCAGGGAAATATGCTCCTAAAAACGAGAATAGTCCAACGGTTTTCTATCAGCGTTTTGCAGGAATTGTTAAATAA